The genome window AATAGATAATCATTCTGATTTTTCTAAGCGCTTCTATTTGTTAGGAGATGATCCCAAATTGGTTCAAGATTATTTTACCGATGACCTGGTGCGATTTTTTGAAAGCAATACCTATTATCATGTGGAGTCTGACGGCATTTCTTTATTGGTATTTAAATCGCAGCATACTGCTGGAGTGAAGGAAATCAAACAGCTGTTAGACTTTGGTAAAAGACTCTCCAAAATTGTAGTTAGAGAAGAAGCCTTACAAGCTTAAACCCACTTATCAAAATAAGTATTAATGTTTAAAGCCATTCTTTTATTAGAGTTGATTTTGTATTTTGCATATCCTATGAAAATACACGCTATAGAATCCGGTAATTTTAAGTTGGACGGCGGTGCCATGTTTGGTGTGGTGCCTAAAACTTTATGGACCCGTACTAATCCAGCAGACGCTAACAACATGATTGATATGGCAGCACGATGCCTTCTTATCGAGAATGGAGATCGACTGACGCTTATAGATACCGGAATGGGAAATAAGCAGTCAGAGAAGTTTTTTGGCTACTATTATATGGATCACAAATTTGATCTGGACAGCTCATTAAAGGAAAAAGGGTTTTCTAGGGATGATATTACAGACGTATTTTTGACGCACTTGCATTTTGATCATTGTGGAGGTGTGATTAAGAAAAGTAGCACAGGAGATTTTTTAGAGCCCGCTTTCGCGAAAGCGGTATGCCACACCAACTCCAGTCACTGGAACTGGGCTACACATCCTAACGATAGGGAGAAGGCTAGTTTTTTATCAGAAAACATAAAGCCTATAGAAGAAAATGGGCAGTTGAACTTTATTTCTCAGAACGGTACCTATGAGAAACAA of Nonlabens sp. Ci31 contains these proteins:
- a CDS encoding MBL fold metallo-hydrolase codes for the protein MKIHAIESGNFKLDGGAMFGVVPKTLWTRTNPADANNMIDMAARCLLIENGDRLTLIDTGMGNKQSEKFFGYYYMDHKFDLDSSLKEKGFSRDDITDVFLTHLHFDHCGGVIKKSSTGDFLEPAFAKAVCHTNSSHWNWATHPNDREKASFLSENIKPIEENGQLNFISQNGTYEKQNEMDFDILFVDGHTEKMMIPHIHMGDKTFVFMADLLPTVGHLPLPYVMGYDTRPLLTLGEKEKFLNEAATKGYYLILEHDPFNEIITVKHTDKGVRLDQTFTFKDLF